From a single Herpetosiphon gulosus genomic region:
- a CDS encoding replication-relaxation family protein, producing the protein MTTHTSVGLNPTELHILLLVARLGRLLSRHLRTAWGHPFTVTIQTVNRTLAKLVDAKLLIYCEHFQSHGYDPRGAIGWTRHGRLYSLTPLGWEIVKQAFPMLEEGSERLAPTMFNPQHQAEHQIEYAEFITSLIQSLPYVPGIVGMSSYIEMDLGPTARPRADGIVVVRRWADATQPDSERSSLYPWLGIGQQQGQIDQLYAIEIDRGTEELSIITGKAHSYGELYRSKYWEGRYSWPLIAFTVPSERRKRAVLDAWEIGWPGSQLLIATIDDVRESGILTPIWTTQYTKQGQRIQQSHRFLRAAWFEKVI; encoded by the coding sequence ATGACAACCCATACCTCCGTTGGCCTTAATCCCACTGAGCTGCACATCCTGCTGCTCGTTGCTCGGCTTGGTCGCTTGCTGTCACGCCACCTGCGCACCGCGTGGGGCCATCCGTTTACCGTGACGATTCAGACCGTCAATCGCACGTTGGCCAAGCTGGTTGATGCCAAGCTGCTGATCTATTGCGAACACTTTCAATCGCATGGCTATGATCCGCGTGGTGCGATCGGGTGGACACGCCATGGCCGCTTATATAGTCTCACGCCCCTTGGCTGGGAGATCGTCAAACAGGCCTTTCCCATGCTGGAGGAAGGCAGTGAGCGGCTGGCTCCCACGATGTTTAATCCCCAACATCAAGCCGAACACCAAATTGAGTATGCCGAGTTCATCACCAGCTTGATTCAGTCGCTACCGTATGTGCCTGGTATTGTCGGCATGAGTAGTTATATTGAGATGGACTTAGGCCCAACCGCACGGCCACGCGCTGATGGCATTGTTGTGGTGCGGCGCTGGGCCGATGCGACGCAGCCCGATTCTGAGCGCTCGTCGTTGTATCCATGGCTTGGGATTGGCCAACAGCAAGGGCAAATTGATCAACTGTATGCGATTGAAATCGATCGGGGAACCGAGGAGTTGAGTATTATTACGGGGAAAGCCCATTCGTATGGGGAATTATATCGATCGAAGTATTGGGAAGGGCGCTATAGCTGGCCTTTAATTGCCTTTACCGTGCCGAGCGAACGCCGCAAACGGGCCGTGCTTGATGCGTGGGAAATCGGCTGGCCCGGCAGCCAGCTGCTCATTGCGACCATCGACGATGTGCGTGAGTCGGGTATTCTCACGCCGATATGGACGACCCAGTACACCAAGCAAGGCCAACGGATTCAGCAATCGCATCGGTTTTTGCGAGCTGCTTGGTTTGAAAAGGTTATATGA
- a CDS encoding HEPN domain-containing protein encodes MSIDLFLRTKNQPTRRQIEKIIFPLGWKKATYYSGYKGLSYYWFNENNYESTRGCWLFIDYNPVENVPKDTKVVFHAYSNAGRSFADLEAQNNVIKQLKKAFLGSLYNPQEGVCSYLYYEIPEFTVIERGCSIVYRNFINNIITSKIAVQDDIDEFNYKKENLPWMLRFDKGIIINNLIIPYIVSSIEEFLKNFFVIYVNNQESIQKNILKKLDLHSFKNMYTKKVTIGDEYARLTSFQNIPKIISAFNEIEIDIEKILNVNKIFNKKEINIKKVIAKYITIRHKIVHEAFIDIEINKNDILTLIFATENFIDEFKLYMKKNKNIIIDIDEYL; translated from the coding sequence ATGAGTATTGATTTATTTCTTAGAACTAAAAATCAGCCTACTCGTCGGCAAATTGAAAAAATTATATTTCCATTAGGATGGAAAAAAGCAACCTATTATTCTGGTTACAAAGGTCTAAGTTATTACTGGTTCAATGAGAATAATTATGAGTCTACCCGTGGATGTTGGCTATTTATTGACTATAATCCGGTTGAAAATGTTCCCAAGGATACAAAAGTAGTTTTTCATGCCTATTCAAATGCTGGACGTTCTTTTGCAGATCTGGAGGCACAAAATAATGTAATTAAACAATTAAAAAAAGCTTTTCTAGGAAGTCTATATAATCCTCAAGAAGGAGTGTGTTCATATCTTTATTATGAAATACCAGAATTTACTGTTATTGAACGCGGATGCTCTATAGTCTATAGAAATTTCATAAATAATATAATTACATCAAAAATAGCTGTTCAAGATGATATTGATGAATTTAATTATAAAAAAGAGAATTTACCATGGATGTTAAGATTTGATAAAGGTATTATTATAAATAATCTAATCATTCCTTACATAGTATCTTCAATAGAAGAGTTTCTAAAAAATTTCTTTGTAATTTATGTCAATAACCAAGAGTCTATTCAGAAGAATATATTAAAAAAATTAGATTTACATAGCTTCAAGAATATGTATACAAAAAAGGTAACAATTGGAGATGAATATGCAAGATTAACATCATTTCAAAATATTCCAAAAATAATAAGCGCATTTAATGAAATTGAGATAGATATAGAGAAAATACTTAATGTAAACAAAATATTCAATAAAAAAGAAATAAATATCAAAAAAGTAATAGCTAAATATATAACAATAAGACATAAAATAGTTCACGAGGCATTCATTGATATAGAAATAAATAAAAACGATATATTAACTCTTATTTTTGCCACTGAAAATTTTATTGATGAATTCAAATTATATATGAAGAAAAATAAAAATATAATTATAGATATAGATGAATATTTATGA
- a CDS encoding P22 coat protein - protein 5 domain protein, with translation MALNNFIPVVWSARILSNLHRAHVYGQAGVVNREYEGEIRDAGDTVKINSIGPVTIGNYTKNTNIGDPETLTDAQMTLLINQAKYFNFQVDDIDRAQQKPSVMDEAMKEASYGLRDVSDGFIASLYTGVAAGNVIGNDTTPVTPTSANAYDYLVDLGTLLDEANVPSEGRWTIVPPWFHGLLLKDDRFVGVGSASSDQVLRNGQIGTAAGFSVLKSNSVPNVAGAKYKIMAGHPMAISFAEQIVKVEGYRPEKRFADAVKGLHVYGAKVVRPTAFAVMTANRS, from the coding sequence ATGGCGCTGAACAATTTCATTCCTGTCGTCTGGAGTGCGCGGATTCTCTCGAATCTGCATCGTGCCCATGTGTATGGGCAAGCAGGCGTGGTCAATCGTGAGTATGAGGGCGAGATTCGCGATGCGGGCGATACCGTCAAGATTAACAGCATTGGCCCAGTCACGATTGGCAATTACACCAAGAATACCAACATTGGTGACCCCGAAACCTTGACCGATGCCCAAATGACCTTGTTGATCAACCAAGCCAAATACTTCAACTTCCAAGTCGATGATATCGACCGTGCCCAACAAAAGCCCAGCGTGATGGATGAAGCCATGAAAGAAGCCAGCTATGGCCTGCGCGATGTCAGTGATGGCTTTATCGCCTCGCTGTATACGGGGGTGGCTGCTGGCAATGTGATTGGCAATGACACCACGCCCGTGACCCCCACCAGTGCCAATGCCTACGATTACTTGGTCGATTTGGGCACGCTGCTCGATGAGGCCAATGTGCCATCCGAAGGGCGCTGGACGATCGTGCCGCCATGGTTTCACGGCTTGTTGCTCAAAGATGATCGCTTCGTCGGCGTTGGCTCGGCGAGCAGCGATCAGGTGCTGCGCAATGGCCAGATTGGCACAGCAGCAGGGTTTAGCGTGTTGAAGTCGAATAGTGTGCCCAACGTGGCGGGAGCCAAATACAAGATTATGGCGGGTCACCCCATGGCGATCTCGTTTGCCGAGCAAATCGTCAAGGTCGAAGGCTATCGCCCGGAAAAGCGCTTTGCCGATGCCGTGAAGGGCTTGCATGTCTATGGGGCGAAGGTTGTGCGGCCTACCGCCTTCGCCGTGATGACCGCGAATCGGAGTTAG
- a CDS encoding phage portal protein, whose protein sequence is MFPPTATSSIISQHLHGQRLADDFQRLQQFRAAWEAYRKQDTPPLPIEAGRPNDNVRVNLIKLIVQTSVSFLFGDQVAFSVPDAPPDDPRIQYLDRIWNAAKKMTWLYKQGINGSLCGHIFARIYPEQPLPRIVILDPATVTVRWAADDLDRVECYLIDYSAYEWQGNREVLVSIRQRIERTDTGWRILDQRSQPDKQAFETLHEAPWPYPFPPIVDSQNLAAPNEYWGEADITPDLIALVNAGDFTLSNQQRIVRFYAQPLTVAKGMDPAQLKHGRDRTVFIPPNADLSIVEMQSELAASLDHHSRIKSSIHEVAQTPEIATGKVEDLGNLSGLALQILYGPLLQKTVQKRMLYGDFLSELNRRLLMIGGFPETTTTVVWDSMLPTDPQAERAVAQADRTLGVSEATILTQLGYDPAHEREQRQAETPPDHDPLTAKGDADDSNPDAETPTERR, encoded by the coding sequence ATGTTTCCACCAACCGCCACCAGTAGCATCATTAGCCAGCACCTGCATGGGCAGCGCTTGGCCGATGATTTTCAGCGCTTGCAGCAGTTTCGCGCGGCGTGGGAAGCCTATCGCAAGCAGGATACGCCCCCGCTGCCGATCGAAGCGGGACGACCCAACGACAATGTACGGGTCAATCTGATTAAGCTGATTGTGCAGACCTCGGTCTCGTTCTTGTTTGGTGATCAGGTGGCGTTTAGCGTGCCCGATGCTCCACCAGACGACCCCCGCATCCAGTATCTTGATCGAATCTGGAATGCGGCCAAAAAGATGACGTGGCTCTACAAACAAGGCATCAATGGCAGCCTGTGTGGCCACATCTTTGCGCGGATCTATCCCGAGCAGCCGCTGCCGCGCATCGTGATTCTCGATCCGGCGACCGTGACCGTGCGCTGGGCGGCGGACGATCTGGATCGGGTGGAATGCTACCTGATTGACTACAGTGCCTACGAATGGCAGGGCAACCGCGAAGTGCTCGTCAGTATTCGCCAACGCATCGAGCGCACCGATACCGGCTGGCGCATTCTTGACCAACGGAGCCAGCCCGACAAACAGGCCTTTGAGACGCTGCATGAAGCGCCGTGGCCCTATCCCTTCCCGCCGATCGTCGATAGCCAAAACCTCGCTGCCCCCAACGAATACTGGGGTGAGGCGGATATCACGCCCGACCTGATTGCCTTGGTCAATGCAGGCGATTTCACCTTATCCAACCAACAACGGATTGTGCGCTTCTATGCCCAGCCGCTCACCGTGGCCAAGGGGATGGACCCCGCGCAGCTCAAGCATGGCCGCGACCGCACGGTCTTTATTCCGCCCAATGCCGACCTGAGCATTGTTGAGATGCAGAGCGAGTTAGCGGCCAGTCTCGACCACCACAGCCGGATCAAGAGCAGTATTCACGAGGTGGCCCAAACGCCGGAGATTGCCACAGGCAAAGTCGAAGATCTCGGCAACCTGAGCGGCTTAGCCTTGCAAATCCTCTATGGCCCCTTGCTGCAAAAGACCGTGCAAAAGCGCATGCTGTATGGCGATTTCCTGAGTGAACTCAATCGCCGCTTGCTGATGATTGGCGGCTTTCCCGAGACCACCACCACGGTGGTGTGGGATTCGATGCTGCCGACTGACCCACAGGCCGAACGCGCCGTCGCACAGGCCGATCGCACGCTCGGCGTGAGTGAAGCCACCATCTTGACCCAACTGGGCTATGACCCTGCCCATGAACGCGAACAACGGCAGGCCGAAACGCCGCCCGATCACGACCCTCTGACAGCCAAAGGAGATGCTGATGATTCGAATCCTGATGCCGAAACGCCTACTGAGCGCCGATGA
- a CDS encoding helix-turn-helix domain-containing protein has protein sequence MGRKSTITDELANQLLAAAKAGSSQRQIARDFGLSVSTVQRFFESLPTATAPTLMQHAAVVERAGSSLWDSRAALSDNYQRALDLVSKLEMGIVEVDGEYTSRTPIAVHVAALREVREHIKTSLAILKLLVDVDEVRRFQQAVLTAIGEADESTKQRILATLQARHALEFPVFRS, from the coding sequence ATGGGACGCAAAAGCACGATTACCGATGAGCTTGCCAACCAGCTTTTAGCCGCTGCCAAAGCGGGATCGAGCCAACGCCAGATCGCGCGGGACTTCGGCTTGTCGGTCAGCACGGTGCAGCGCTTTTTCGAATCACTGCCGACGGCGACCGCGCCGACGCTCATGCAGCATGCGGCGGTCGTCGAGCGGGCTGGCTCGTCGCTGTGGGATAGTCGTGCGGCCCTCAGTGACAACTATCAACGGGCGCTCGATCTGGTGAGCAAGCTCGAAATGGGCATTGTCGAAGTCGATGGCGAGTACACCAGCCGCACGCCGATTGCCGTGCATGTGGCCGCGCTACGTGAAGTGCGCGAACACATCAAAACCAGTTTGGCCATTCTCAAGTTGTTGGTCGATGTTGATGAAGTGCGCCGCTTCCAACAGGCGGTGCTGACGGCGATTGGAGAGGCAGATGAATCGACCAAACAACGCATCCTCGCTACCCTCCAAGCGCGACACGCTCTGGAGTTCCCTGTTTTCCGATCTTAG
- a CDS encoding peptidoglycan recognition family protein: protein MTFVIDLRWRKHHRPVGTGWDYRPKGIKPSSVVIHTTNGNRGSSFEAEANYLEASSGVGAHYLVGQRGQIAEILPPIYRAWHAGAAKDDWINSRSIGIECHHAVGEAWTPEQRAALAWLCQRLMADWAIVLGAIETHRFVALPAGRKPDPSDWTDRSFYDWRAALIAPVQPAGTYPVALELKVAWQSSGGLWHPTQFAPGYALTPFFRHPDGHQYQLFERSGARFTPHGSIEWLFTEDVERLKQWWKTHP, encoded by the coding sequence ATGACCTTCGTGATCGATCTGCGCTGGCGCAAACATCACCGCCCGGTTGGCACGGGCTGGGATTATCGCCCCAAAGGCATCAAACCCAGCTCCGTCGTGATTCACACGACCAATGGCAATCGGGGCAGTAGCTTTGAAGCCGAAGCCAACTACTTGGAAGCCAGTAGCGGCGTGGGTGCGCATTATTTGGTTGGCCAACGCGGCCAGATTGCCGAGATTCTGCCGCCGATCTATCGCGCATGGCATGCCGGAGCCGCCAAGGATGACTGGATCAACAGTCGCTCGATTGGCATCGAATGCCATCACGCCGTTGGCGAGGCATGGACTCCCGAGCAACGCGCGGCCCTCGCATGGCTCTGCCAACGCCTGATGGCGGACTGGGCGATCGTGCTCGGCGCGATTGAAACCCATCGCTTTGTGGCGCTCCCTGCGGGACGCAAGCCCGATCCTTCCGACTGGACGGATCGCAGCTTCTATGACTGGCGAGCGGCCCTGATCGCCCCAGTCCAACCTGCGGGAACCTATCCGGTGGCGCTTGAACTCAAAGTGGCATGGCAAAGCAGTGGTGGTCTGTGGCATCCCACGCAGTTTGCCCCGGGCTATGCCCTGACTCCCTTCTTTCGCCATCCTGATGGCCATCAGTATCAACTCTTCGAGCGCAGCGGCGCACGCTTTACGCCCCACGGCAGCATCGAATGGTTGTTTACCGAAGACGTGGAACGGTTGAAACAGTGGTGGAAAACCCACCCCTAA
- a CDS encoding DUF4435 domain-containing protein: MTIPMKINEYPVYIKFSSYKKHLLVEGSSDWNAFKKIIHTISEIQEDESIAEDIFIDTAEMFSNSGNEVHGNRMKVELACKLIEEKISSGKVLGFVDREFRNFTIDSKITDEINKHYRDGIIIWSRGHSIENYLFNIRILKSVFQDITDTRYRYDASIKFNKIFASILVNVCILSFVCCESDNIDRTSNQITFNCFNISDDKISFNMEIFVENLRNNGFSIENIQKIKDSFDKYQNIVHNTDPSVLRWICHGHVGINLLWVIFAQCVYNVCLESPQTEANKALMPKKDLRFKQSISTWITYYLQDQEEFPVDVVNFILNP; the protein is encoded by the coding sequence ATGACAATACCCATGAAAATAAATGAGTATCCTGTTTATATAAAGTTTAGTTCTTATAAAAAACATTTACTAGTAGAAGGTAGTAGTGATTGGAATGCATTTAAGAAGATAATTCATACCATATCTGAAATCCAAGAAGATGAATCAATAGCAGAAGATATATTTATTGATACTGCTGAAATGTTCTCTAACTCAGGAAATGAAGTCCACGGTAATAGGATGAAAGTTGAATTAGCCTGTAAGTTAATAGAAGAGAAGATTAGTTCAGGGAAAGTCTTAGGATTTGTTGATAGGGAATTCAGGAATTTTACTATTGACTCAAAGATTACTGATGAAATTAATAAACATTACAGAGACGGTATAATTATTTGGTCTAGAGGTCATTCTATTGAAAATTATCTATTTAATATAAGAATATTAAAATCAGTATTTCAAGATATAACTGATACTAGATATAGATATGATGCTTCAATTAAATTCAATAAAATTTTCGCTTCAATATTGGTAAATGTTTGTATTTTAAGTTTTGTTTGTTGTGAATCAGATAATATAGATAGAACTTCTAATCAAATAACATTTAATTGTTTTAATATATCAGATGATAAGATATCATTTAATATGGAAATTTTTGTGGAAAATTTAAGAAACAACGGATTTTCGATTGAAAATATTCAGAAAATAAAAGATTCTTTTGATAAATATCAAAATATTGTACATAATACAGATCCGTCAGTATTAAGGTGGATTTGTCATGGACACGTAGGTATTAATTTACTATGGGTTATATTTGCACAATGTGTCTATAATGTTTGTTTAGAAAGTCCTCAGACGGAAGCGAACAAGGCTTTGATGCCAAAAAAGGATCTCAGATTTAAGCAAAGTATTAGCACATGGATAACTTATTATCTTCAAGATCAAGAAGAATTTCCAGTAGATGTTGTAAATTTTATCTTGAACCCATGA
- a CDS encoding AAA family ATPase has protein sequence MSTYIKRLEAYGIHNRYNIIQNFDDGINILYGKNGAGKTTILHILTNLINEEFDRFRFIDFKEIKVLLSNDETIRIIFLSDENIIKVYKNEKNTLSFSSQKFDSYIPKNSSLDSPLLSIAYFPAFRTMIEAWISKNNPVSNTKKRKSDYVRLISRSIVSKKRLEQKDTLTEFARSSFGEFVPKIYYPSPIEIEARLDYEIYRARIKIADTEQKLLTQAFLEIFNTLSKDHLQVQEEPSEILEEIKKISDSIEDSFIQTPHNSTDSFIMRLRRLVNEVQEVQVDYDSKVMTAKILNVYRDILKERAYIQKKSLKEIEIYLNAVNNFLEDKKIEIIDDDIDFSVVASFNDKTYAPLQSLSSGERQIITLLYATTYMSKQNVVLIDEPEISLHVDWQRLLLHKISKLMGDKQIIVCTHSPFIASDYIDNMNEIKKIPYDKNHGQISFSL, from the coding sequence ATGTCTACATATATCAAGCGTTTAGAAGCTTATGGTATTCATAATAGATATAATATTATTCAAAACTTTGATGATGGGATTAACATTTTATATGGAAAAAATGGTGCAGGTAAAACTACAATATTACATATCTTAACAAACTTAATTAATGAAGAATTTGATAGATTTCGTTTTATTGACTTCAAAGAAATAAAAGTTTTGTTGAGTAATGATGAAACAATTAGGATAATATTCTTATCAGATGAAAATATTATAAAAGTATATAAAAATGAAAAAAACACTCTATCATTTTCTTCACAGAAATTTGATTCATATATACCAAAAAATTCATCATTAGATTCACCTTTATTAAGCATTGCTTATTTTCCAGCATTTAGAACAATGATTGAGGCATGGATAAGTAAGAATAATCCTGTCTCAAATACAAAAAAAAGAAAATCAGATTATGTAAGATTAATATCTCGATCAATTGTTAGTAAAAAAAGATTAGAGCAAAAAGATACATTAACAGAGTTTGCACGTAGTTCTTTTGGTGAATTTGTACCAAAAATATACTACCCCTCCCCAATAGAAATAGAGGCGAGATTAGATTATGAGATATATAGAGCTAGAATAAAAATTGCTGATACTGAACAAAAGTTATTAACACAAGCTTTTTTAGAAATATTTAACACTTTATCTAAAGATCATTTACAAGTACAAGAAGAACCAAGTGAAATTCTTGAAGAAATAAAGAAAATTTCTGATAGTATCGAAGATTCATTTATTCAAACTCCTCATAATAGTACAGATAGTTTTATTATGAGATTACGTAGATTGGTTAATGAAGTACAAGAAGTACAAGTAGATTATGATTCTAAGGTTATGACTGCTAAAATTCTTAATGTTTATAGAGATATATTAAAAGAGAGGGCATATATTCAAAAAAAATCACTAAAAGAAATAGAAATATATTTAAATGCAGTAAATAACTTTCTGGAAGATAAAAAAATTGAGATAATTGACGATGATATAGATTTCTCAGTTGTTGCATCATTTAATGACAAAACATATGCACCATTGCAATCACTATCATCTGGAGAAAGGCAAATAATAACACTTCTTTATGCAACAACTTATATGAGCAAACAGAATGTTGTCCTTATTGATGAACCAGAAATATCTCTTCATGTTGATTGGCAGAGATTATTATTACATAAAATATCAAAGTTAATGGGAGATAAACAAATAATAGTTTGTACACATTCACCTTTTATAGCTTCAGACTATATAGATAATATGAATGAAATAAAGAAAATACCATATGATAAAAATCATGGACAGATTAGCTTCTCATTATAA
- a CDS encoding site-specific integrase, whose product MHDDFSTTLTTLVATTPTAIQSTTNPFIAYIASLQSANSQRTMQKQLHSLATIMGFADAHAVPWSQLRVEHTQALWAKLASSKSASTANLMLSALRGVLKMAWRMGLMTGEDYTRAVDLKTVRGNAPDAAAGRSLTAAELRALFAACAADTSPVGRRDAAILALAYAAGGLRRAEIVNLDLADFNPETAMLTIRGKGNKVRTAYVRGGARDALDEWLAVRGDESGPLFWRLQAGGVAGQMYERLSDQAIYILCQRRGKEANVRHFSPHDIRRTFISDQLDAGTDVLTVARLAGHSNANTTSRYDRRGERAKQAAADALHVPFVAIKD is encoded by the coding sequence ATGCACGATGATTTTTCAACCACATTAACCACCCTTGTAGCAACCACGCCAACCGCAATCCAATCAACTACCAACCCTTTCATTGCCTATATCGCCAGTCTGCAAAGTGCCAATAGCCAACGCACGATGCAAAAGCAGTTGCATAGCCTCGCGACAATCATGGGCTTTGCCGATGCGCATGCGGTTCCATGGTCACAGCTGCGGGTTGAACATACCCAAGCTTTGTGGGCCAAACTCGCCAGCAGCAAATCAGCGTCCACCGCCAACCTCATGCTCTCGGCCTTGCGCGGGGTGCTGAAGATGGCGTGGCGTATGGGCTTGATGACAGGGGAAGACTACACGCGAGCGGTTGATCTCAAAACGGTCAGAGGGAACGCACCCGATGCCGCTGCGGGCCGATCGCTCACCGCTGCCGAACTCCGCGCCTTATTTGCCGCATGTGCTGCTGATACATCCCCCGTTGGGCGGCGTGATGCAGCAATTTTGGCACTGGCCTATGCCGCTGGCGGTTTGCGTCGGGCGGAGATCGTCAACCTCGATCTGGCCGACTTCAATCCTGAAACAGCGATGCTGACGATTCGCGGGAAGGGCAATAAAGTACGGACGGCGTATGTGCGGGGTGGTGCGCGTGATGCGCTCGACGAGTGGCTGGCGGTGCGTGGCGATGAATCAGGGCCACTGTTTTGGCGGTTACAAGCTGGTGGTGTGGCAGGCCAGATGTATGAGCGCCTCAGTGATCAGGCGATTTATATCTTGTGCCAGCGACGTGGCAAAGAAGCGAATGTGCGGCATTTCAGCCCACACGATATTCGACGAACGTTTATTAGTGATCAACTCGATGCCGGAACCGATGTCTTGACCGTTGCTCGGCTGGCTGGCCACAGCAACGCCAACACCACCAGCCGCTATGATCGGCGGGGTGAGCGAGCCAAACAAGCTGCGGCTGATGCCTTGCACGTACCATTTGTCGCTATAAAAGACTAG
- a CDS encoding ATP-binding protein, which yields MLIDGIALSNYRSFGEELQFIGPFQKMNIIVGQNNVGKSNIILFIKDHYRAFANAIKNDMSKEIKFTDIDSNNRSGNKNMRFGFGLNLSKDKFNHYTNRLSLGENEKNTISILENIIKSDLFTYNDEISWVIFEYENNHFKIINKDFSYYQKINPSLWNHLWNRFTKFNGSTYDIWIKETISILNKSIINNIPKIVFIPAIRQINKDIQSSYEYGGIGIIKRLSELQNPLLNEQGNIDIFRNINEFLREITNNKNASIEIPHDRSDIYVRIDNIPLPINSLGTGIHEVIILAIAATTLENTVICIEEPEIHLHPVLQRKLIHYLYTKTNNQYFITTHSAHVVDAEKAAIFHVRLVDGYSKVESVKDAPELASVCYDLGYRPSDILQSNCIIWVEGPSDRIYLNYWINFLDSSLIEGLHYSIMFYGGKLLSHLSGNDPDIEEFISLRRMNRFISIIIDSDKNNRQKPISSTKKRIQIEFDKGPGFAWITQGREIENYIADDIYQAILKANYPKFNSTSSMGQYDNRLKFTSIDGKPSTTIKKVEFAQKIIPYPVNLDVLDLKKQMKRLLAFIKEANDL from the coding sequence ATGCTTATTGACGGAATTGCGCTATCTAACTATAGGAGTTTTGGAGAAGAACTACAGTTTATCGGTCCATTTCAAAAAATGAACATTATTGTAGGACAAAACAATGTAGGGAAGTCTAATATAATTTTATTTATTAAAGATCATTATAGAGCATTTGCAAATGCAATAAAAAATGATATGTCAAAAGAAATAAAGTTTACTGATATAGATTCAAATAATAGATCAGGTAATAAAAATATGCGTTTCGGATTCGGATTGAATTTATCTAAAGATAAATTCAATCATTACACTAATAGACTTTCTTTAGGCGAAAATGAAAAAAATACAATATCTATATTAGAAAATATAATAAAATCCGATCTTTTCACTTACAATGATGAAATTTCATGGGTTATATTTGAATATGAAAATAATCATTTTAAGATTATCAATAAAGATTTCAGCTACTATCAAAAAATTAATCCTTCTCTTTGGAATCATCTGTGGAATAGATTTACAAAATTCAATGGTAGCACTTATGATATATGGATAAAAGAAACAATATCGATATTAAATAAATCAATTATTAATAATATACCCAAAATTGTATTTATTCCCGCTATTAGACAAATAAATAAAGATATACAAAGCAGTTATGAATATGGTGGTATTGGGATAATAAAACGTTTATCTGAATTACAAAACCCTTTATTAAATGAACAAGGTAATATAGATATTTTCCGAAACATTAATGAATTTTTACGTGAAATTACTAATAATAAAAATGCATCCATCGAAATACCACATGACCGTAGTGATATTTATGTTCGTATTGATAATATACCTTTGCCAATAAATTCACTAGGTACCGGAATTCATGAAGTTATTATTCTCGCAATTGCGGCAACTACGTTAGAAAATACTGTTATATGTATAGAAGAACCAGAGATACATTTACATCCTGTATTGCAACGTAAACTAATACACTATCTGTATACAAAAACTAATAATCAGTATTTTATTACTACACATTCAGCACACGTTGTTGATGCTGAAAAAGCTGCGATTTTTCATGTAAGATTAGTTGATGGATATTCTAAAGTTGAATCAGTCAAGGATGCTCCTGAATTAGCATCTGTTTGTTATGATCTTGGTTATCGACCTTCAGATATTTTGCAATCTAACTGTATCATCTGGGTCGAAGGGCCATCTGATAGGATATATCTTAATTATTGGATTAATTTTCTAGACTCCTCTCTAATAGAAGGATTACATTACTCAATCATGTTTTATGGAGGAAAGCTATTAAGTCACCTATCAGGAAATGATCCTGACATAGAAGAGTTTATATCATTACGTCGTATGAATCGTTTCATATCAATCATAATAGATAGTGATAAAAATAATCGACAGAAACCTATTAGTTCAACAAAAAAGCGAATTCAAATAGAATTTGATAAAGGGCCTGGATTTGCGTGGATAACTCAGGGCCGTGAAATTGAAAATTATATTGCAGATGATATCTATCAAGCGATTTTAAAAGCCAATTATCCAAAATTTAATTCTACATCTTCTATGGGGCAATATGATAATCGATTGAAATTCACATCCATTGACGGTAAACCTTCAACAACAATCAAAAAAGTTGAATTTGCTCAAAAAATTATACCTTATCCAGTGAATCTTGATGTACTAGACTTAAAGAAACAGATGAAAAGATTATTGGCATTCATTAAGGAGGCAAATGATTTATAG
- a CDS encoding helix-turn-helix transcriptional regulator: MVIRFKIQEIAEQKGIVTAAELAREAKIGQATAYSLWNNNRSDANYSTLLVIGKVLGVKPDDLVEVNEDEKIELAHLTAA, encoded by the coding sequence ATGGTTATTCGGTTCAAAATCCAAGAAATTGCAGAGCAAAAAGGTATTGTTACTGCGGCTGAGTTAGCTCGAGAAGCTAAGATTGGCCAAGCAACAGCCTACTCGCTCTGGAATAACAACAGATCCGATGCTAATTATTCAACACTGCTTGTAATTGGCAAAGTTCTTGGTGTAAAACCTGATGACTTGGTAGAAGTAAATGAAGACGAAAAAATAGAACTAGCTCATCTTACAGCAGCCTAA